The following proteins come from a genomic window of Maniola jurtina chromosome 15, ilManJurt1.1, whole genome shotgun sequence:
- the LOC123872611 gene encoding UDP-N-acetylglucosamine 1-carboxyvinyltransferase 2-like produces MEQIIVHGGNQLKGTVKIEGAKNAVLPILAATLLAEEGTTTLNNVPILSDVFIMNQIIKHLNVDITFNVNDNQVVIDATKPLGIEANYEYVSQMRASIVVMGPLLARNGHAKIAMPGGCAIGKRPIDLHLKGFQALGAKIIQKNGYIEAIADELIGNMIYLDFPSVGATQNIMMAAVKAKGTTVIENVAREPEIVDLANVLNKMGAKIVGAGTEMMHIEGVDKLHGVTHSIVQDRIEAGTFMVAAAMTEGNVLIEEAISEHNHPLILKLTEMGAKIVEEDGGLRVIGPKVIKPTDIKTMPHPGFPTDMQAQITAIQMVADGVSAVTETLFENRFRHLEEMQRMNATVKIDGNVAIITGTDALQGAAVEATDLRAAAALILAGLRANGITRVSHLEYLDRGYYKFHEKLQKLGAKVERVNDEKIVETQYSTAG; encoded by the coding sequence ATGGAACAGATTATTGTTCATGGTGGTAACCAATTAAAGGGAACAGTAAAAATCGAAGGGGCAAAAAATGCAGTACTGCCAATTTTAGCTGCGACTCTTTTAGCAGAAGAAGGAACAACGACATTAAACAATGTGCCGATCCTATCTGATGTGTTTATAATGAATcaaataattaaacatttaaatgTAGATATCACTTTTAATGTAAACGACAATCAAGTAGTTATTGACGCGACAAAACCATTAGGGATTGAAGCAAACTATGAATATGTAAGTCAAATGAGAGCGTCTATCGTTGTCATGGGTCCGTTGCTTGCGCGCAATGGTCATGCGAAAATAGCGATGCCAGGAGGCTGTGCAATTGGAAAACGTCCAATTGATTTGCACTTAAAAGGGTTTCAAGCTTTAGGCGCTAAAATCATTCAAAAAAATGGTTACATTGAAGCGATCGCGGATGAATTAATCGGAAATATGATTTACTTAGATTTCCCGAGCGTAGGTGCAACTCAAAATATCATGATGGCTGCTGTTAAGGCCAAAGGAACTACAGTGATTGAGAATGTAGCGAGAGAGCCTGAAATCGTTGATTTAGCTAACGTTCTTAATAAGATGGGGGCAAAAATTGTTGGTGCTGGGACAGAAATGATGCATATCGAAGGTGTTGATAAACTTCATGGCGTAACACATTCAATCGTCCAAGACCGTATTGAAGCTGGGACTTTTATGGTTGCAGCGGCCATGACGGAAGGAAATGTACTGATAGAAGAAGCGATTTCTGAACACAATCATccattgattttaaaattaacagAAATGGGCGCAAAAATTGTAGAAGAAGATGGCGGGTTACGCGTGATTGGACCAAAAGTCATCAAACCTACAGATATTAAAACCATGCCGCATCCAGGTTTTCCAACAGATATGCAAGCACAAATAACAGCCATTCAAATGGTTGCAGATGGTGTTAGTGCTGTAACTGAAACTCTTTTTGAGAACCGTTTCCGACACTTGGAAGAAATGCAACGTATGAACGCAACTGTTAAAATTGATGGCAATGTTGCAATCATTACTGGAACGGATGCTTTGCAAGGAGCTGCGGTGGAAGCAACAGATTTGCGCGCAGCAGCAGCGTTGATCTTGGCAGGACTTCGTGCGAATGGCATTACTCGTGTGTCTCACTTGGAATACTTAGACCGCGGGTACTACAAATTCCACGAGAAACTACAAAAACTAGGTGCAAAAGTAGAACGTGTAAACGATGAAAAAATTGTGGAAACACAATATTCCACAGCTGGCTAA